A stretch of DNA from Pseudonocardia hierapolitana:
TTCAGCGGGGGCGGCTGGGTGGTGCCGATCGCGGAGCCGGTGCCGGTGGACCGCACTCCGGGGTCGGTGGCGAAGGCCACGCAGGCGATCGCCGACGCGTTCGCCTGCCTCATCGTGCAGGCGCCGCAGGACTGGCACGCACTGCAGCCGTTGTGGACGGCCGACCGGGGAACCCCGTGAATCCCCCGGCCCGGTTGCGGGTGGGGATCGTCTGCCCGTACTCGCTGGACGTCCCCGGCGGCGTGCAGGCCCACGTCGTCGGGCTCGCAGCGGCGCTGGAGCGCCTCGGGCACACGGTGAGCGTGCTCGCGCCTGCCGCGGTGGGCACGCCGGTGCCCGGGTTCGTCACGACGGCCGGCCGATCGCTGGGAGTGCCCTACAACGGCTCGGTGGCACGGGTGGCGTTCGGCCCGCTGACGTACGCGCGGGCCCGGCGTTGGCTCGCCGAGCACACCTTCGACGTGCTGCACCTGCACGAGCCGACGACGGTCAGCATCTCGGTGCTGGCGTTGCTCGCTGCCGAGGGGCCGATCGTGGCGACGTTCCACACCGCCACCGAGCGCTCGCGCGCGCTCGCCGCGTTCGGCGGCGTGCTGCGCCCGCTCATGGAGAAGGTGACGGCGCGGATCGCGGTCTCTCCGCACGCCCGCCGCGTGCAGGTGGAGCACCTCGGCGGCGACGCGGTCGAGATCCCCAACGGCGTGGACGTCGAGGCGTTCGCGCACGGCCCGCTGCTGCCGGGCTACCCGCGGCCCGGGACGGTGGGCTTCGTCGGCCGCTTCGACGAGCCGCGCAAGGGCATGCCGGTGCTGCTGGAGGCCGTCCGCAGGCTCGCCCCGGACCGGCCGGACCTGCGGGTGCTGGTGGTCGGGCGCGGCGACCCGGCGGCCCTGCTCC
This window harbors:
- a CDS encoding glycosyltransferase family 4 protein, giving the protein MRVGIVCPYSLDVPGGVQAHVVGLAAALERLGHTVSVLAPAAVGTPVPGFVTTAGRSLGVPYNGSVARVAFGPLTYARARRWLAEHTFDVLHLHEPTTVSISVLALLAAEGPIVATFHTATERSRALAAFGGVLRPLMEKVTARIAVSPHARRVQVEHLGGDAVEIPNGVDVEAFAHGPLLPGYPRPGTVGFVGRFDEPRKGMPVLLEAVRRLAPDRPDLRVLVVGRGDPAALLRQAGPVADRLDVLGPVDDAAKAAALRSVEVFCAPNTGGESFGIVLTEALAAGAPVLASDLDAFRAVLGEPEPAGVLFPAGNAGALAEWLAALLDDPGRRAALAAAGRARAADFAWPAVAAAVVRVYRAAIAADPRLVPPQGAR